The Streptomyces bacillaris sequence AACCGCGAGATCGGCGCCCTGCCCCCGCAGGCCAAGGCCGAGGCGGGCAAGCGCGTGGGCCAGGCCCGCGGCGCCGTCTCCAAGGCGCTGGCCGCCCGCCAGGCCGAGCTGGAGGCCGAGCGCGACGCCCGGGTGCTCGTCGAGGAGGCCGTGGACGTCACACTGCCCTACGACCGCACCCCGGCCGGCGCCCGCCACCCCCTGACGACGATCATGGAGCGCGTCGCGGACGTCTTCGTCGCCATGGGCTACGAGATCGCCGAGGGCCCCGAGGTCGAGGCGGAGTGGTTCAACTTCGACGCCCTGAACTTCGTGCCCGACCACCCGGCCCGCCAGATGCAGGACACCTTCTTCGTCCGGGGCACCACGGCCGACGGCAAGGCGACCGAGGGCGACGAGTCCGGTGTCGTGCTCCGTACGCACACCTCGCCCGTCCAGGCCCGCTCGCTCCTGGAGCGCAAGCCGCCCGTCTACGTGGTCTGCCCCGGCCGGGTCTACCGCACCGACGAGCTGGACGCCACGCACACCCCGGTCTTCCACCAGATCGAGCTGCTCGCCGTCGACGAGGGCCTCACCATGGCCGACCTCAAGGGCACCCTCGACCACATGGTCCAGGCGCTCTTCGGGCCGGACATGAAGACCCGTCTGCGGCCGAACTTCTTCCCGTTCACCGAGCCGTCCGCCGAGATGGACATGGTCTGCTACGTCTGCCGCGGCGAGTCCGTCGGCAACCCCGACCGCCCCTGCCGCACCTGCGGCAGCGAGGGCTGGATCGAGCTGGGCGGCTGCGGCATGGTCAACCCCAAGGTGCTCACCGCCTGCGGTGTGGACCCCAAGAAGTACAGCGGATTCGCCTTCGGGTTCGGCATCGAACGGATGCTGATGTTCCGCCACAACGTCGAAGACATGCGAGACATGGTCGAGGGTGACGTCCGGTTCACCCGGCCGTTCGGGATGGAGATCTGATGCGCGTCCCGCTTTCCTGGCTGCGGGAGTACGTCGACCTGCCGGAGACGGAGACCGGCCGTGACGTACAGGCCAAGCTCGTCTCCGTCGGGCTCGAGGTCGAGACCGTCGAGCAGATCGGCGCGGGCCTCAAGGGCCCCCTGGTCGTCGGACAGGTCCTGACCATCGAGGAGCTGGAGGGGTTCAAGAAGCCCATCCGCTTCTGCACCGTCGACGTCGGCACAGCCAACGGCACCGGCGAGCCGCAGGAGATCGTCTGCGGCGCCCGTAACTTCTCGGTCGGCGACAAGGTCGTCGTGGTCCTCCCGGGCGCGGTCCTGCCCGGCGACTTCGCGATCGCCGCCCGCAAGACGTACGGCAAGACCTCCCACGGCATGATCTGCTCCACCGACGAGCTGGGCATGGGCGACGACGGCACGCACGGCATCATCGTGCTGCCGCCGGAGCACGAGGTCGGCACCGACGCCATCGAGCTGCTCCAGCTCGTCGACGAGGTCCTCGACATCGCCGTCACCCCGGACCGGGGCTACTGCCTGTCGATGCGCGGGGTCGCCCGCGAGACCGCCACCGCGTACGGGCTGCCGCTGCGCGACCCGGCGCTGCTGGACGTGCCCGCGCCCAATGCGTACGGCTACCCGGTCCAGATCTCCGATCCGATCGGCTGCGACCGCTTCACCGCCCGCACCGTCACCGGTCTCCAGCCCGAGGCCCGCTCCCCGATCTGGATGCAGCGCCGCCTGCAGAAGGCCGGGATGCGCCCGATCTCGCTGGCCGTCGACATCACCAACTACGTGATGCTGGAGTTGGGCCAGCCGCTGCACGCCTACGACCGCAACCGGGTCGACGGGCCGATCGGCGTCCGCCGCGCCACCCAGGGCGAGAAGCTCACCACGCTGGACGGCACCGTCCGCGTGCTGGACGCCGAGGACCTGGTCATCACCGACAACCGCGGGCCGATCGGCCTCGCGGGCGTCATGGGCGGCGCCAACACCGAGATCGCGGACGCGGACGGCGAGCACGCCCTCACCACCGAGGTCGTGATCGAGGCCGCGCACTTCGACGCGATCTCGATCGCCCGTACCGCGCGCCGCCACAAGCTGTCCTCCGAGGCGTCCAAGCGCTTCGAGCGGGGCGTCGACCCGCAGGCCGCCGCCGCTGCCGCGCAGCGCACGGTGGACCTGCTGGTCCTCCTCGCGGGCGGCACCGCCGAGGCCGGGGTCACCGAGATCACCGCCCCCTCCGCCCCGCGCACCATCGCGATGCCCGCCGACCACCCGGACAGGGTCGCGGGCGTGGCGTACGGCCGCGAGACCGTCGTCCGCCGCCTCCAGGAGGTCGGCTGCGACGTCTACGGGCAGGACGAGCTGATCGTCACCGTCCCGTCCTGGCGGCCCGACCTGAACGAGCCGAACGACCTGGCCGAAGAGGTCATCCGCCTGGAGGGCTACGAGAACCTGCCCTCCACCCTCCCCACGCCCCCCTCCGGCCGTGGCCTCACCGACCGCCAGCGGCTCCACCGCCGCATCGGCCGGGTGCTGGCCGGAGCCGGTTACGTCGAGGCGCTGAGCTACCCGTTCATCGGGGACGCCGTCCTGGACCAGCTCGGTCTGGAGAAGGACGACGCCCGCCGCCGTACGGTCACGCTCGTCAACCCGCTCTCCGACGAGGAGCCCTCGCTGCGCACCACGCTGCTGCCGGGCCTCCTCGGCGCACTGCGGCGCAACGACGGCCGCGGCAGCCACGACCTGGCGCTCTTCGAGACGGGCCTGGTCTTCCGGCCCACCGGCGAGGAGACGCCCGCCGTCCGGCTGCCCGTCGACCGCCGCCCCACCGACGAGGAGATCGCCGGACTGAACGCGGCCCTGCCGCGCCAGCCGCGCCGCGCCGCCGTCGTCCTCGCGGGCGCCCGCGAGCAGGCCGGCTGGTGGGGCAAGGGCACCCCGGCCACCTGGGCGGACGCCGTCGAGGCGGCCCGCTCGATCGCGGCCGAGGCAGGCGTGGAGGTCACCGTCCGCGCCGACCAGCACGCCCCGTGGCACCCGGGCCGCTGCGCCGCGCTGTACGTCACCGTGAACGGCGAGGAGACCCTCTTCGGACACGCGGGCGAACTCCACCCGCGCGTGATCAAGGCGCTCCACCTGCCGGAGCGGACCTGCGCCGCCGAGGTCGAGCTGGACGTCCTGGAGCAGGCCGTGGACGGAGCGCTCCAGGCGCCCCGGATC is a genomic window containing:
- the pheT gene encoding phenylalanine--tRNA ligase subunit beta, with product MRVPLSWLREYVDLPETETGRDVQAKLVSVGLEVETVEQIGAGLKGPLVVGQVLTIEELEGFKKPIRFCTVDVGTANGTGEPQEIVCGARNFSVGDKVVVVLPGAVLPGDFAIAARKTYGKTSHGMICSTDELGMGDDGTHGIIVLPPEHEVGTDAIELLQLVDEVLDIAVTPDRGYCLSMRGVARETATAYGLPLRDPALLDVPAPNAYGYPVQISDPIGCDRFTARTVTGLQPEARSPIWMQRRLQKAGMRPISLAVDITNYVMLELGQPLHAYDRNRVDGPIGVRRATQGEKLTTLDGTVRVLDAEDLVITDNRGPIGLAGVMGGANTEIADADGEHALTTEVVIEAAHFDAISIARTARRHKLSSEASKRFERGVDPQAAAAAAQRTVDLLVLLAGGTAEAGVTEITAPSAPRTIAMPADHPDRVAGVAYGRETVVRRLQEVGCDVYGQDELIVTVPSWRPDLNEPNDLAEEVIRLEGYENLPSTLPTPPSGRGLTDRQRLHRRIGRVLAGAGYVEALSYPFIGDAVLDQLGLEKDDARRRTVTLVNPLSDEEPSLRTTLLPGLLGALRRNDGRGSHDLALFETGLVFRPTGEETPAVRLPVDRRPTDEEIAGLNAALPRQPRRAAVVLAGAREQAGWWGKGTPATWADAVEAARSIAAEAGVEVTVRADQHAPWHPGRCAALYVTVNGEETLFGHAGELHPRVIKALHLPERTCAAEVELDVLEQAVDGALQAPRISTFPVATQDVALVVAGDVPAADVERALREGAGELLESLRLFDVFTGEQIGEGNKSLAYALRFRAADRTLTVEEASAARDSAVALAAERTGAVLRGA
- the pheS gene encoding phenylalanine--tRNA ligase subunit alpha — protein: MSAPNKSYDPVEVEALKPEEIERMRDEAFAAFAAAGDLDALAQAKTAHTGGTSPLSLANREIGALPPQAKAEAGKRVGQARGAVSKALAARQAELEAERDARVLVEEAVDVTLPYDRTPAGARHPLTTIMERVADVFVAMGYEIAEGPEVEAEWFNFDALNFVPDHPARQMQDTFFVRGTTADGKATEGDESGVVLRTHTSPVQARSLLERKPPVYVVCPGRVYRTDELDATHTPVFHQIELLAVDEGLTMADLKGTLDHMVQALFGPDMKTRLRPNFFPFTEPSAEMDMVCYVCRGESVGNPDRPCRTCGSEGWIELGGCGMVNPKVLTACGVDPKKYSGFAFGFGIERMLMFRHNVEDMRDMVEGDVRFTRPFGMEI